In one Roseomonas haemaphysalidis genomic region, the following are encoded:
- a CDS encoding Bug family tripartite tricarboxylate transporter substrate binding protein: MRRRHILAATAGLALPAIAARAAAPWPSQPLRLIVPFPPGAANDTLGRAIAEQLTQRLGQTVIVENRAGAGGAVGSEAVARAAPDGYTLLLGHIGTLAVNPAMYPNLPYNVQRDFAPVAMIALVPNVLVAYPKLPFTDIQGLVTHARANPGQLRYCSAGNGSAGHIVMLAFLNALGLEMEHVPYRGLGPALTDLMAGRVDVTLGGAPTVGPLVQQGVLRALAVSSDKRVGSLPNIPTVAETVSPGFNVVPWYGIAAPAGTPAPIVLRLNAEINASLNSASVKERLEQEGAVPAPMSPEQFAGLIGTELKRWDKLIRDAGVTAN, encoded by the coding sequence ATGAGGCGCCGCCATATCCTGGCCGCGACGGCCGGCCTTGCCCTGCCCGCCATCGCCGCCCGCGCGGCGGCGCCCTGGCCGTCCCAGCCGCTGCGGCTGATCGTCCCCTTTCCACCCGGCGCGGCCAACGACACGCTCGGCCGGGCCATCGCGGAGCAGCTCACCCAGCGGCTGGGACAAACGGTGATAGTGGAAAATCGCGCCGGTGCCGGGGGCGCCGTGGGCTCGGAAGCCGTGGCTCGGGCAGCGCCCGACGGATACACCTTGCTGCTGGGCCATATCGGCACGCTGGCGGTGAATCCGGCGATGTATCCGAACCTGCCCTACAACGTGCAGCGGGACTTCGCACCCGTGGCCATGATCGCGCTGGTGCCCAACGTCCTGGTTGCTTATCCCAAGCTGCCGTTCACGGACATCCAGGGGCTGGTGACGCATGCCCGCGCCAACCCGGGGCAGCTGCGTTATTGCTCCGCCGGCAATGGCAGCGCGGGGCACATCGTGATGCTGGCCTTTCTGAATGCCCTGGGTCTGGAAATGGAGCACGTCCCCTATCGCGGTCTCGGCCCCGCGCTGACCGACCTCATGGCCGGGCGGGTGGATGTGACCCTGGGGGGGGCGCCGACCGTGGGGCCGCTGGTGCAGCAGGGCGTGCTGCGTGCGCTGGCGGTTTCCTCCGACAAGCGGGTCGGCAGCCTTCCGAACATCCCGACCGTGGCGGAGACGGTGTCCCCCGGCTTCAACGTCGTGCCCTGGTACGGCATTGCGGCGCCGGCTGGCACGCCGGCGCCGATCGTCCTGCGGCTGAACGCCGAGATCAACGCCAGCCTCAACAGCGCCAGCGTCAAGGAACGGCTGGAGCAGGAGGGCGCGGTGCCGGCGCCAATGTCTCCGGAACAGTTCGCCGGCTTGATCGGGACCGAGCTGAAACGCTGGGACAAGCTGATCCGAGACGC
- the egtB gene encoding ergothioneine biosynthesis protein EgtB has translation MNVIHRQVGGAGADALTARYHDVRARTDALTAPLSPEDQVVQSMPDASPAKWHRAHTTWFFETFLLLPFLPGYRRVREEYAFLFNSYYEAAGPRHARTMRGMVTRPSCDEVADYRAAVDEAMVALLRNPPSQVPALLELGLQHEEQHQELLLTDILHLLSANPLRPAYDVAWQPPISTGSSRMLDGPRGVAEIGHGGHGFAFDNEGPRHQTFLSPYRISDSLVTNGEWLAFMSDGGYREPLLWMSEGWAMCQAEEWNAPLYWEKRDGNWMQFGLGGLRAVEPDQPVCHISWYEADAFARWAGKRLPTEQEWEAAAALPGFADADRIGWQWTGSAYRPYPGFRPWPGAVGEYNGKFMINQMVLRGGSLATPPGHTRPSYRNFFTAGARWQFSTLRLAEDAA, from the coding sequence ATGAATGTCATCCACCGTCAGGTAGGCGGGGCCGGCGCGGACGCGTTGACGGCCCGCTACCACGATGTTCGAGCCAGGACAGATGCGCTGACTGCGCCGCTGTCGCCCGAAGACCAAGTTGTGCAGTCCATGCCGGATGCCAGCCCCGCCAAATGGCACCGGGCGCATACCACTTGGTTTTTCGAGACCTTCCTGTTGCTACCCTTCCTTCCCGGCTATCGCCGCGTGCGGGAGGAGTATGCGTTCCTGTTCAACTCCTACTACGAAGCAGCGGGGCCACGTCATGCCCGTACGATGCGTGGCATGGTGACACGCCCGTCTTGCGATGAAGTGGCGGACTATCGCGCTGCCGTGGATGAAGCGATGGTGGCCCTGCTGCGCAATCCACCGTCGCAGGTTCCCGCATTGCTTGAACTTGGCTTGCAGCATGAGGAACAGCATCAGGAATTGCTATTGACAGACATCCTGCACCTTCTCAGCGCCAATCCGCTGCGGCCAGCCTATGACGTGGCATGGCAGCCGCCAATTTCGACCGGTTCCTCCCGGATGCTCGATGGTCCACGGGGCGTGGCGGAGATTGGCCACGGCGGGCACGGCTTCGCCTTTGATAACGAGGGGCCGCGGCATCAAACCTTTCTCTCGCCTTACCGTATTTCCGATAGCTTGGTGACCAACGGCGAATGGTTGGCCTTCATGAGCGATGGCGGCTACCGCGAGCCGCTGTTGTGGATGAGCGAGGGCTGGGCGATGTGCCAGGCCGAGGAGTGGAACGCACCACTCTATTGGGAGAAGCGCGACGGCAATTGGATGCAGTTCGGACTTGGCGGCCTGCGCGCGGTCGAGCCGGATCAGCCGGTCTGCCACATCTCATGGTACGAGGCTGACGCCTTCGCCCGATGGGCGGGCAAGCGCCTGCCGACCGAGCAGGAGTGGGAAGCGGCCGCCGCCCTGCCCGGCTTCGCCGATGCGGATCGCATCGGCTGGCAGTGGACCGGCAGCGCCTACCGTCCCTATCCCGGGTTCCGCCCCTGGCCTGGGGCAGTAGGCGAATACAATGGCAAGTTCATGATCAATCAAATGGTACTGCGCGGGGGCTCGCTCGCGACACCACCGGGGCATACGCGGCCGAGCTACCGTAATTTTTTCACAGCCGGCGCGCGTTGGCAGTTCAGCACGCTGCGGCTTGCAGAGGACGCGGCATGA
- a CDS encoding FAS1-like dehydratase domain-containing protein gives MMPDTVVDTRSLQDWVGRSEVAEDEAALPIVWRLAALLDRDAMALQRGAPLPEGWHAVFFGPLTPQSQLGPDGHPRKGDFLPPVPLPRRMFAGRRLNFTAPLPIGAALRRTSTIAAITPKTGRSGQMVFVRVEHRIEADGVPVVLEEQDIVYREEATAGVSAGSAAAPEPLPPPLATEPYAPDTVTLFRYSAVTFNGHRIHYDLPYTQCEEHYPALIVNGGLTALKLCELAKRHLPGGRIARLSVRNVRPFFVGRAGLLHCAAGPDGALRLWALDETGQPVAEAEAGGVAA, from the coding sequence ATGATGCCAGATACCGTGGTCGACACGCGGTCGCTGCAAGACTGGGTAGGTCGCAGCGAGGTCGCGGAGGACGAGGCCGCATTGCCGATCGTGTGGCGCCTCGCCGCATTGCTGGACCGCGATGCGATGGCGCTGCAACGCGGTGCCCCGCTGCCGGAGGGCTGGCACGCGGTGTTCTTCGGGCCGCTGACGCCACAGTCGCAGCTCGGCCCGGACGGTCACCCCCGCAAAGGCGACTTCCTGCCGCCGGTGCCGCTGCCGCGGCGCATGTTCGCGGGACGGCGCCTCAACTTCACGGCACCGCTACCGATCGGCGCCGCGCTGCGCCGCACCTCCACCATCGCCGCCATCACCCCGAAGACCGGACGGAGCGGGCAGATGGTGTTCGTGCGCGTCGAGCACCGCATCGAGGCCGATGGCGTGCCCGTGGTGCTGGAGGAGCAGGACATCGTCTACCGTGAGGAGGCGACGGCCGGCGTATCCGCCGGTTCCGCCGCGGCGCCCGAGCCGCTGCCGCCGCCCCTGGCCACCGAGCCCTACGCACCCGACACCGTGACCCTGTTCCGCTATTCCGCCGTCACCTTCAACGGCCATCGCATCCATTACGACCTTCCCTACACCCAGTGCGAGGAGCACTACCCCGCGTTGATCGTCAATGGCGGGCTGACGGCGCTGAAGCTCTGCGAGCTGGCCAAGCGGCACCTGCCGGGCGGGCGCATCGCGCGCCTGTCGGTGCGCAACGTGCGCCCGTTCTTTGTCGGCCGTGCCGGGCTGCTGCACTGCGCCGCCGGACCCGACGGCGCGCTGCGCCTCTGGGCACTGGACGAGACCGGCCAGCCCGTCGCGGAAGCCGAGGCCGGTGGGGTGGCGGCATGA
- the egtD gene encoding L-histidine N(alpha)-methyltransferase, translating to MSGALSQNPAEAQRAALVADALTGLSAERKTLPCKWLYDAEGTRLFEAITNLPEYYPTRTEVAILEQCGPEIARAIGPGAAVVEFGPGDGAKAVQLLQQLDSPVVYLPVDIAPEWLAAAAARVKTAFPALRVQPVVADFTQPFDLAGRAEGSTTHLGFFPGSTIGNFEPADAIAFLRRARTSLRTGARMLLGADLVKEIPVLRAAYDDAAGVTAAFNLNLLARLNREAGADFDVSGFRHEARWNAVASRIEMHLVAQHAQSVRMAGRVFHFRAGESIHTESSHKYHPEHMRGLAAAAGWQVTGMWTDAGDNFSVWLLES from the coding sequence ATGAGCGGCGCGCTGTCCCAAAACCCGGCCGAGGCTCAGCGGGCCGCGTTGGTGGCCGATGCGCTGACGGGCTTGTCTGCCGAGCGCAAGACCTTGCCGTGCAAGTGGCTCTACGATGCCGAGGGGACGCGCCTCTTCGAAGCCATCACCAATCTTCCGGAATACTATCCGACACGAACCGAAGTCGCGATCCTCGAACAATGCGGGCCGGAGATTGCGCGCGCCATCGGACCTGGCGCGGCGGTGGTGGAGTTCGGCCCAGGCGACGGCGCCAAGGCCGTGCAGCTTCTGCAACAGCTGGACAGCCCTGTCGTCTACCTGCCTGTGGATATCGCACCGGAATGGCTGGCCGCCGCTGCGGCTCGTGTCAAGACGGCCTTTCCGGCGTTGAGGGTGCAACCGGTGGTAGCTGATTTCACCCAGCCTTTCGATCTCGCCGGGCGGGCGGAAGGCAGCACCACACATCTTGGCTTCTTTCCAGGCTCTACCATCGGAAACTTCGAGCCTGCCGACGCCATTGCCTTCCTGCGCCGCGCCCGTACCAGCCTGCGGACCGGGGCCCGGATGCTGCTAGGTGCTGATCTTGTCAAAGAAATCCCTGTATTACGGGCAGCCTACGATGACGCAGCCGGTGTGACGGCGGCGTTCAACCTAAATTTGTTGGCCCGCCTCAACCGTGAGGCAGGTGCAGATTTCGATGTGTCCGGCTTCCGCCATGAAGCGCGCTGGAACGCGGTGGCCAGTCGGATCGAGATGCATCTGGTAGCGCAGCATGCCCAGTCCGTGCGGATGGCAGGCCGTGTTTTCCATTTCCGTGCCGGGGAGAGCATCCATACCGAGAGCAGCCATAAGTATCATCCGGAGCACATGCGTGGCCTAGCGGCGGCCGCTGGCTGGCAAGTAACCGGCATGTGGACCGATGCTGGCGATAACTTCTCGGTCTGGCTTCTGGAGAGTTGA
- a CDS encoding LysR family transcriptional regulator: MQEAHHRRMHLDLPGLEAFIAVADLGSFQRAAARLGISQPALTRRLQRLERIIGQDLLLRRSRPIRLSACGSALLPEAQAAMAQLSHAMRRAGGQAEARPLAIGCLPTLAVRYLGPLLARHRRHWQGGEVLIYDLSAAEIRAMLQDGRLDFALAALGPEHWDVESIPLLEEPFYLVCPRGHRLARRRAVDWSELATEPLISIGPLSENRRIIEAALQRAHVAAPWRIEVRHLSTAVALVAAGAGLTALPASAIAGPAGAGIAAVPLTGPALMRRIGLLRRRDQLLSPAAQDLMNQILATLRTTAAEA; encoded by the coding sequence ATGCAGGAGGCGCATCATCGCCGCATGCATCTCGACCTGCCCGGGCTCGAAGCCTTCATCGCCGTGGCCGATCTCGGCTCGTTTCAACGAGCGGCGGCGCGGCTTGGCATCAGTCAGCCTGCCTTGACCCGGCGGCTGCAGCGGCTGGAGCGGATCATCGGCCAGGACCTTCTGCTGCGCCGCTCCCGCCCCATCCGGCTCAGCGCCTGCGGCAGCGCCCTGCTGCCGGAGGCGCAGGCGGCCATGGCGCAACTTAGCCATGCCATGCGTCGTGCCGGAGGGCAGGCGGAAGCGCGGCCACTGGCCATTGGCTGCCTGCCGACGTTGGCGGTGCGATACCTCGGTCCACTGCTGGCGCGGCACCGCCGCCATTGGCAGGGTGGCGAGGTCCTGATCTATGATCTCTCGGCCGCCGAGATCCGCGCCATGCTGCAAGACGGACGGCTGGACTTCGCCCTGGCGGCTCTCGGACCGGAGCACTGGGATGTCGAGAGCATCCCGTTGCTGGAGGAGCCCTTTTATCTGGTCTGCCCACGCGGCCATCGTCTGGCCCGACGCCGTGCTGTGGACTGGAGCGAACTCGCCACGGAGCCGTTGATCTCGATCGGTCCATTGAGTGAAAATCGCCGGATCATCGAAGCTGCCTTGCAGCGGGCCCACGTTGCCGCCCCGTGGCGGATCGAGGTTCGCCACCTGTCGACCGCCGTGGCGCTGGTCGCGGCCGGGGCAGGTCTCACTGCGCTGCCGGCTTCGGCTATCGCAGGCCCGGCGGGTGCCGGCATCGCAGCCGTACCGCTGACCGGGCCCGCGCTGATGCGCCGCATCGGGTTGCTGCGACGGCGGGACCAGTTGCTATCGCCCGCTGCACAGGATCTGATGAACCAAATCCTGGCTACGCTGCGGACGACGGCAGCCGAAGCGTAG
- a CDS encoding CaiB/BaiF CoA transferase family protein, which yields MSARSQGGPLRGIRVLDATGVIVGPTATLMLAEQGADVIKVEPPEGDMMRRLGGRAPANAPGMAPKFLHFNRNKRSIVLDLKTPAGQAVMRRLAATSDVFISNMRARALVSLGLDAASMAALNRRMIHCTISGFASGGPYDGAPAYDTIIQGLSGVADCFRRQAGEPRFAPFVLTDHIVGIIAAQAICAALVGRGTDGPGQAIEVPMFENAAAFVLSEHLGQRTYGPGGSFGDPRIMTPDARPLPTRDGYICVSANTDAQARGFFDAIGRPELKADPRFGSVAARLENVADYFRLRAEAMMARTTEEWLPLLRQHDVPAMRAHTLDSLLDDPQLRGSGTLVEEEDMQIGEEPMLGLRHANRYSGSGTAPPRLAPRLDEHAEEILSELGFSAEERAGLRNAGVMS from the coding sequence ATGAGCGCCCGTAGCCAGGGTGGCCCGCTGCGCGGCATCCGGGTGCTGGACGCGACCGGGGTCATCGTCGGTCCCACCGCGACGCTGATGCTCGCCGAACAGGGTGCCGACGTGATCAAGGTGGAGCCGCCGGAGGGCGACATGATGCGCCGGCTCGGTGGACGCGCGCCGGCCAATGCGCCGGGAATGGCACCGAAGTTCCTGCACTTCAATCGCAACAAGCGGTCCATCGTGCTCGACCTCAAGACACCGGCCGGTCAGGCGGTGATGCGCCGACTGGCCGCCACGTCGGACGTATTCATCAGCAACATGCGCGCACGCGCGCTGGTCTCGCTGGGGCTGGACGCCGCGAGCATGGCGGCCCTGAACCGGCGCATGATCCACTGCACCATCTCGGGCTTCGCCAGTGGTGGCCCGTATGACGGCGCGCCGGCCTACGACACCATCATCCAGGGCCTTTCCGGCGTGGCCGACTGCTTTCGCCGGCAGGCGGGCGAGCCGCGCTTCGCACCCTTCGTGCTGACAGACCACATCGTCGGCATCATAGCGGCGCAGGCCATCTGCGCCGCGCTCGTGGGCCGCGGCACTGACGGGCCGGGCCAGGCGATCGAGGTGCCGATGTTCGAGAACGCGGCGGCGTTCGTGCTGTCCGAGCATCTTGGCCAGCGTACCTACGGCCCTGGCGGCAGCTTTGGCGATCCGCGCATCATGACGCCGGATGCCCGGCCGCTGCCGACGCGCGATGGGTATATCTGTGTTTCCGCCAACACGGACGCGCAGGCACGTGGCTTTTTCGACGCCATCGGCCGGCCGGAGCTGAAGGCGGATCCGCGCTTCGGCAGCGTCGCCGCGCGGCTGGAAAACGTGGCGGATTACTTCCGCCTGCGGGCGGAAGCGATGATGGCCCGCACCACGGAGGAATGGCTGCCCCTGCTGCGCCAGCACGACGTGCCGGCGATGCGGGCGCATACCCTGGACAGCCTGCTGGACGACCCGCAGCTGCGTGGCTCCGGCACGCTGGTCGAGGAGGAGGACATGCAAATTGGAGAGGAACCGATGCTCGGCCTGCGCCATGCCAACCGCTATTCCGGGAGCGGTACCGCCCCGCCCCGCCTGGCTCCCAGGCTCGACGAGCACGCGGAGGAGATCCTGTCCGAGCTGGGCTTCTCGGCTGAGGAACGGGCCGGGTTGCGGAATGCGGGGGTGATGTCATGA